From one Deinococcus sp. NW-56 genomic stretch:
- a CDS encoding replication initiator protein A, which produces MRPAKKPNQVTLLDERNIARLGIVSIQTRLSSETRWTSEFQIADRRFRVEGRSADGRPRGGDTNVILGIETLFAQKGMPEDNWLHTSAYELREASFLVNNGKNYHRLRESLLRLWSTGFIVSEGWVADTGRTTWANQTLRLIDRITYWDQSEGADPDADRARQLVPDATLSIKLGDQLAASIRAGYTQALDGRLLHQIEQPPARALYRLLEAHRYRETGVRSDSVTAGLDDWRAACGISEGKPSRVIRTLEEAHQELIAQGYLEGVETSGGRGATHITYRFRTEGTPDPALVQALREAGVSAPRANVLAKQYPDRVEEAIAFLRLRRSTSPTPIRNPGGLIADFLEHPEKYTLPEEAVPAPHVDPDETRARQERQQEAQERAAQQQFEEEQQVLLALPPGGQWEAAEATLRTLLRRRLREGEWSALETACKTGTLSATSLVREASTHAARGALPEFVKGLRERLAEGA; this is translated from the coding sequence ATGCGTCCAGCGAAAAAACCCAACCAGGTCACCCTGCTCGACGAACGCAACATCGCCCGTCTGGGCATCGTCAGCATCCAGACTCGCCTGAGTTCCGAGACCCGCTGGACGAGCGAGTTCCAGATCGCCGACCGCCGCTTCCGGGTGGAGGGCCGTTCCGCCGACGGCCGCCCGCGCGGTGGCGACACCAACGTCATCCTGGGCATCGAGACCCTGTTCGCCCAGAAGGGCATGCCCGAGGACAACTGGCTGCACACCTCCGCCTACGAGCTGCGCGAGGCCAGCTTTCTCGTCAACAACGGCAAGAACTACCACCGGCTGCGCGAGTCGCTGCTGCGGCTGTGGTCGACGGGCTTCATCGTCAGTGAGGGCTGGGTGGCCGATACCGGCCGCACGACCTGGGCGAACCAGACGCTGCGGCTGATCGACCGCATCACGTACTGGGACCAGAGCGAAGGCGCCGACCCCGACGCTGACCGTGCCCGGCAACTCGTCCCCGACGCGACCCTCAGCATCAAGCTGGGCGATCAGCTTGCCGCGAGCATCCGGGCCGGGTACACCCAGGCCCTCGACGGACGGTTGCTGCACCAGATCGAGCAACCGCCCGCGCGGGCCTTGTACCGATTGCTGGAGGCGCACCGGTACCGCGAGACGGGCGTGCGGTCCGACAGCGTCACGGCAGGCCTGGACGACTGGCGGGCCGCCTGCGGGATCAGCGAGGGCAAACCGTCGCGGGTGATCCGTACCCTGGAGGAAGCTCACCAGGAACTGATCGCTCAGGGCTATCTCGAGGGCGTGGAGACGAGCGGCGGGCGGGGAGCCACCCACATCACGTACCGCTTCCGAACGGAGGGCACGCCCGACCCTGCGCTGGTGCAGGCCCTGCGCGAGGCAGGCGTGTCGGCCCCTCGTGCCAACGTCCTCGCCAAGCAATACCCCGACCGGGTGGAGGAGGCGATCGCCTTTCTGCGGCTGCGGCGCAGCACCAGCCCCACGCCCATCCGCAATCCCGGCGGCCTGATCGCGGATTTTCTGGAGCATCCCGAGAAGTACACTCTGCCCGAGGAGGCAGTGCCTGCTCCCCATGTCGACCCGGATGAGACCCGCGCCCGGCAGGAAAGGCAACAGGAAGCCCAGGAACGGGCCGCGCAGCAACAATTCGAGGAGGAGCAGCAAGTTCTTCTTGCTCTGCCTCCTGGGGGCCAGTGGGAGGCCGCAGAGGCCACTTTGCGGACCCTGCTCCGCCGCCGTTTGCGCGAGGGCGAGTGGAGCGCCCTGGAAACGGCCTGCAAAACGGGGACCCTCTCGGCGACCAGCCTGGTGCGCGAGGCCAGCACGCACGCGGCCCGTGGCGCCCTTCCCGAGTTCGTCAAGGGGCTGCGCGAGCGCCTGGCAGAGGGGGCATGA
- a CDS encoding inorganic diphosphatase gives MHPWHDLPPGENPPALLRVVVEVPRGDTTKYELDREYGVLAVNRILTPPVPYPAHYGFVPRTLDEDGDPLDALVVMQNPVVPLAVLRARPIGVVKLEDRGQIDDKLICVHVDDPSCEAFHTFGDLPGHDQERFKWFFEVYQDQLQRDVRVAHIGGRQEAEASVRRGLERYAAAFPDRPAPRPR, from the coding sequence ATGCACCCCTGGCACGACCTGCCCCCCGGAGAGAACCCACCCGCGCTGCTGCGCGTCGTCGTGGAGGTGCCTCGCGGGGACACCACCAAGTACGAACTGGACCGCGAGTACGGCGTGCTCGCGGTCAACCGCATCCTGACGCCGCCCGTGCCCTACCCCGCGCATTACGGCTTCGTGCCGCGCACGCTGGACGAGGACGGCGACCCGCTGGACGCGCTGGTGGTCATGCAGAACCCGGTGGTGCCCCTCGCAGTGCTGCGGGCGCGGCCCATCGGGGTGGTCAAGCTGGAGGACCGGGGGCAGATCGACGACAAGCTGATCTGCGTGCATGTGGACGACCCGTCCTGCGAGGCGTTCCATACCTTTGGAGACCTGCCGGGGCACGATCAGGAGCGCTTCAAATGGTTTTTCGAGGTCTACCAGGACCAGCTCCAGCGCGACGTGCGGGTCGCCCACATCGGGGGGCGGCAGGAGGCCGAGGCGTCGGTGCGGCGGGGGCTGGAGCGGTATGCAGCGGCCTTCCCAGACCGCCCCGCGCCGCGTCCGCGCTGA
- a CDS encoding ParA family protein, translating into MRTLTFFNHAGGVMKTSLTRDVGHSLARSGLRVLLVDLDPQANLTDWLGVTGVGQEQTVFATATRGEPLPLPVRVHDLALIPSDVSLALAEGQMMGVVGAHLHLRQGLQAIAGDYDVALIDSPPSLGQLSILGALAADHLIVPVPTRQKGMNALAGLSEAMATYRKLRPDLTVALYVPTLYDARRSHDREALAALQGMLRPLASPIPDRGAVWNDSASAGQPVGVYAPGSPVHRDVERVTAEIAGAVGLPYPGPGVDA; encoded by the coding sequence ATGCGGACGCTGACCTTCTTCAACCACGCGGGCGGCGTGATGAAAACCAGCCTCACGCGGGACGTGGGCCACAGCTTGGCACGGTCGGGCCTGCGGGTGCTTCTCGTGGACCTCGATCCGCAGGCCAACCTCACCGACTGGCTGGGGGTCACGGGCGTCGGGCAGGAGCAGACCGTGTTCGCCACGGCGACGCGCGGCGAGCCCCTCCCCCTCCCCGTGCGGGTCCACGACCTCGCCCTGATTCCCAGCGACGTGTCGCTCGCGCTCGCCGAGGGGCAGATGATGGGCGTGGTGGGAGCACACCTGCACCTGCGCCAGGGACTCCAGGCGATCGCCGGAGATTACGACGTGGCCCTGATCGATAGCCCCCCCAGCCTGGGGCAACTGTCCATCTTGGGGGCGTTGGCCGCCGATCACCTGATTGTGCCCGTACCGACCCGCCAGAAGGGCATGAACGCGCTGGCGGGCCTCTCGGAGGCGATGGCGACCTACCGCAAGCTGCGCCCGGACCTGACGGTGGCCCTGTACGTGCCCACCCTGTACGACGCGCGGCGCTCGCACGACCGCGAGGCGCTCGCGGCCCTCCAGGGGATGCTGCGGCCCCTCGCCAGCCCGATCCCCGACCGGGGCGCGGTGTGGAACGACAGCGCGAGCGCCGGGCAGCCGGTGGGCGTGTATGCGCCTGGCTCCCCCGTCCACCGCGACGTGGAGCGGGTGACCGCCGAGATCGCGGGGGCGGTGGGGCTTCCCTACCCCGGCCCAGGGGTGGACGCGTGA
- a CDS encoding glycosyltransferase: MSRLPPLRILYTTTTPIAALAFFAPHLRHLRGQGHDVHLVTPPEPAELVARAQAGGGATFHPLPMAREISPRRDLRALAGMLGILLRVRPQILNFSTPKAGLLGGLAGVLTGVPLRVYFIHGLRSETAATGALARLRPLLRLIERLTCACAHEVLCVSESNRAEAVALGLVPAGKIRVLGAGSPAGLNVDRYAHPDPQAVAAARAELGLPEGTPVVGFVGRLAPQKGTEELLLAWEEVQRRLPGARLLLVGTPDPANPLSGRALDAYRRVPGVVQLDFEADMSRLYPLMTLLTLPSRHEGLGMVVLEAAAAGVPAVLTDAPGVRDAGVPGETCLQVPTGDVPALAEALQRLLTAPAEARRLGEGSRRWVREQFDERHVWALWDEFYAEAWGRRQAARRARRPLLIAAGATLLLGLARSRR; this comes from the coding sequence GTGTCCCGACTCCCCCCGCTGCGAATCCTCTACACGACGACCACGCCCATCGCGGCGCTGGCCTTCTTCGCTCCACACCTGCGGCACCTGCGCGGGCAGGGCCACGACGTGCACCTCGTCACGCCGCCCGAACCCGCCGAACTCGTCGCGCGGGCGCAGGCGGGGGGGGGCGCGACCTTCCACCCCCTCCCGATGGCCCGCGAGATCTCGCCCCGGCGGGACCTGCGAGCACTGGCGGGGATGCTGGGCATTTTGCTCCGGGTGCGCCCGCAGATTCTCAACTTCTCCACGCCCAAGGCCGGGCTGCTGGGTGGGCTGGCGGGCGTGCTGACCGGGGTGCCGCTGCGGGTGTATTTCATCCACGGGCTGCGCTCGGAGACGGCGGCGACCGGGGCGCTGGCGCGGCTGCGCCCGCTGCTGCGGCTGATCGAGCGCCTGACCTGCGCCTGTGCCCACGAGGTGCTGTGCGTCAGCGAGTCCAACCGCGCCGAGGCGGTCGCGCTGGGCCTGGTGCCCGCGGGCAAGATCCGGGTGCTGGGCGCGGGCAGCCCGGCGGGCCTGAATGTGGACCGCTACGCGCACCCCGACCCGCAGGCCGTCGCCGCCGCGCGCGCGGAACTCGGGCTGCCCGAGGGCACGCCGGTCGTGGGCTTCGTGGGCCGCCTCGCCCCGCAGAAGGGGACCGAGGAACTGCTGCTGGCCTGGGAGGAGGTGCAGCGCCGCCTGCCGGGGGCGCGGCTGCTGCTCGTCGGCACGCCCGACCCCGCCAATCCCCTCTCGGGGCGGGCGCTGGACGCCTACCGCCGGGTGCCCGGCGTGGTGCAACTGGACTTCGAGGCCGACATGAGCCGCCTCTACCCGCTGATGACCCTGCTGACCCTGCCCAGCCGTCACGAGGGGCTGGGCATGGTCGTGTTGGAGGCGGCGGCAGCGGGCGTCCCGGCGGTCCTCACCGATGCCCCCGGCGTACGCGACGCGGGGGTGCCGGGGGAAACCTGCCTGCAGGTGCCCACCGGGGACGTGCCCGCCCTCGCCGAAGCGTTGCAGCGCCTGCTCACCGCCCCCGCCGAGGCCCGGCGGCTCGGCGAAGGCTCGCGGCGCTGGGTGCGCGAACAGTTCGACGAGCGCCACGTCTGGGCGCTGTGGGACGAGTTCTACGCGGAGGCCTGGGGGCGGCGACAAGCGGCCCGCCGGGCGCGGCGCCCCCTGCTCATCGCCGCCGGAGCCACCCTGCTGCTGGGGCTGGCGCGGAGCCGCCGCTAG
- a CDS encoding lipopolysaccharide biosynthesis protein produces the protein MPTDQPKDLDLTALLRVLRRAALPLIATALLLAGLTYLLSGSRPAVYEGSASVAALPTGSGNSVIVQTLVTAPPLPPAVVERALRSPAVWQAALTDLRRTVPESPARRELLGSLRAEASAGEGRSVTLTAQVNQDFAGVYEIAVRAPTPELAQGGADAFARALLEWDRQRALGGIVRARQNLVTERDDLTARIAAAPTALDERTLERLRGDVVQRLQQVEVLEQTVSGTLSALAGAVRPQNPVAPRPLRDALLVFGATLFFGVLGLSLLDSLRPRVRGPEDLRGLGLPVLGSLPPLPGRRGTRGGLGWARQGVFREQLEFVRVGVLAELAGRERAALVVSSAGVADGKSTLTAGLALSLSGHGLRVLLVDADVFRHTQETHWLTGSGAAPQDLAGDFRLWAEVAPGVSLLSSRATRLDPAVFEAEIRRLLPAYDLALIDTPPALKIADTLALARRLDGMILVTDASAPRAPLERLVEDAGRLGVRLLGFVVNRHRDVASGAGYAYAYASPGRAERPAEVTP, from the coding sequence ATGCCGACTGACCAGCCCAAGGACCTCGACCTGACCGCCCTGCTGCGGGTGCTGCGCCGCGCGGCCCTGCCCCTGATTGCGACGGCCCTGCTGCTCGCAGGCCTGACCTACCTGCTCTCGGGCAGCCGCCCGGCGGTGTATGAGGGATCGGCCAGTGTGGCTGCCCTGCCCACCGGCAGCGGCAACTCGGTGATTGTCCAGACGCTGGTCACAGCGCCGCCGCTGCCCCCCGCTGTGGTGGAGCGGGCACTGCGCTCCCCGGCAGTGTGGCAGGCGGCCCTCACGGACCTGCGCCGGACGGTTCCCGAGTCCCCCGCCCGCCGCGAGCTGCTGGGGAGCCTGCGGGCCGAGGCGAGCGCCGGAGAAGGCCGCAGCGTGACCCTGACCGCCCAGGTCAACCAGGACTTCGCGGGGGTCTACGAGATCGCGGTGCGGGCGCCCACGCCGGAACTGGCCCAGGGCGGTGCCGACGCCTTTGCACGGGCGCTGCTGGAGTGGGACCGGCAGCGGGCACTGGGGGGCATCGTGCGTGCCCGGCAGAATCTGGTCACCGAGCGCGACGACCTGACCGCCCGGATCGCGGCGGCGCCCACCGCACTCGACGAGCGCACCCTGGAGCGGTTGCGCGGGGACGTGGTGCAGCGGCTGCAACAGGTCGAGGTGCTGGAGCAGACTGTCAGCGGTACGCTCTCGGCGCTTGCGGGAGCGGTCCGGCCGCAGAATCCGGTGGCTCCCCGGCCGCTGCGCGACGCGCTGCTGGTGTTCGGGGCGACCCTCTTTTTCGGCGTGCTGGGCCTCTCGCTGCTCGACAGCCTGCGCCCCCGGGTGCGCGGCCCCGAGGACCTGCGTGGGCTGGGCCTGCCGGTGCTGGGTAGCCTGCCGCCATTGCCGGGCCGCCGGGGAACGCGCGGCGGGCTGGGGTGGGCGCGGCAGGGCGTCTTCCGGGAGCAGCTGGAATTCGTGCGGGTGGGGGTGCTGGCCGAACTGGCCGGACGCGAGCGGGCCGCGCTGGTCGTCTCCAGTGCCGGGGTGGCCGACGGCAAAAGCACCCTGACGGCGGGGCTGGCGCTGAGCCTCTCGGGCCACGGCCTGCGCGTGCTGCTGGTGGACGCCGATGTCTTCCGCCATACCCAGGAGACCCACTGGCTGACCGGGAGCGGCGCCGCGCCGCAGGACCTCGCGGGGGACTTCCGGCTGTGGGCGGAGGTGGCGCCGGGGGTCTCGCTGCTGTCGTCACGGGCGACCCGGCTGGACCCGGCCGTGTTCGAGGCCGAGATTCGCCGCTTGCTGCCCGCCTACGACCTCGCGCTGATCGACACCCCTCCGGCCCTCAAGATCGCGGACACGCTGGCACTGGCCCGGCGGCTCGACGGCATGATCCTGGTGACCGACGCCTCGGCCCCCCGCGCCCCACTGGAGCGGCTGGTGGAGGACGCCGGGCGGCTGGGGGTGCGGCTGCTGGGCTTCGTGGTCAACCGCCACCGGGACGTGGCCTCGGGCGCGGGCTACGCCTACGCCTACGCCTCGCCTGGCCGCGCCGAGCGCCCCGCCGAGGTCACGCCGTGA
- a CDS encoding MBL fold metallo-hydrolase, which produces MTLKLPPFVRRFPLYANVYLLDSPDGRLLVDTGTLAHLPRLARLLTRFRPDAVVLTHHHIDHAGGAPFAARRGLPVLAHAPEHPYLTGEVHDLPYPAGRPEVGQVVSRLHPKVPAQALRSIHPGEEVAGWEVVALPGHTPGQIGLLRDGVLVAGDAVVGGPDGAHLPRAAYNADQQEAVRTLRRIVDLAPRLVLPGHGEPLTSEQVRRRAERDPEPELLVT; this is translated from the coding sequence GTGACGCTGAAGCTGCCGCCCTTTGTCCGGCGTTTCCCCCTCTATGCCAACGTCTACCTGCTGGACAGCCCCGACGGGCGCCTGCTGGTCGATACCGGCACGCTCGCCCACCTGCCCCGGCTGGCGCGGCTGCTGACCCGCTTTCGGCCCGACGCGGTGGTGCTGACCCACCATCACATCGACCACGCGGGCGGGGCGCCCTTCGCGGCGCGGCGTGGCCTCCCCGTCCTCGCCCACGCGCCGGAGCACCCGTACCTGACGGGCGAGGTCCACGACCTCCCCTACCCGGCGGGCCGCCCGGAAGTCGGGCAGGTCGTCTCGCGCCTGCACCCTAAGGTCCCGGCCCAGGCTCTCCGGTCCATCCATCCCGGTGAGGAGGTAGCGGGGTGGGAGGTGGTCGCGCTGCCGGGCCACACGCCGGGGCAGATCGGGCTGCTACGGGACGGAGTCCTCGTGGCAGGCGACGCGGTGGTGGGTGGCCCCGACGGAGCCCACCTGCCCCGCGCGGCCTACAACGCCGACCAGCAGGAGGCCGTCCGGACTCTGCGGCGCATCGTGGACCTCGCCCCCCGGCTGGTGCTGCCGGGCCACGGCGAACCCCTCACGTCCGAGCAGGTGCGCCGCCGGGCCGAACGGGACCCAGAACCGGAGTTGCTCGTCACGTGA
- a CDS encoding DsbA family protein: protein MTSVNPVVDVYFDFLCPYAWRGLELAEVLRQSGEGRFRLRHFSLVQGNHPENPDRKAPTWWLHRQEPDNGSPMQQGSLRAFLAAQAAARQGEEAACAFTLALFRARHENQAELDAPTVEAAARTAGLDLERFTADLTDDAALREALGRDLADAARLGVFGTPTFAWPQGGPAAYLRFATLTREPEAARNLWALYTQVLHSEATIETIKRPR from the coding sequence ATGACCTCAGTCAACCCCGTGGTGGACGTGTACTTTGACTTCCTGTGCCCCTACGCCTGGCGCGGCTTGGAGCTGGCCGAGGTGCTGCGGCAGTCCGGCGAGGGGCGGTTCCGGCTGCGCCATTTCTCGCTGGTGCAGGGCAACCACCCCGAGAACCCCGACCGCAAGGCCCCGACGTGGTGGCTGCACCGGCAGGAGCCGGATAATGGCAGCCCCATGCAGCAGGGGAGCCTGCGGGCCTTTCTGGCGGCACAGGCGGCGGCCCGGCAGGGCGAGGAGGCCGCCTGTGCCTTCACCCTGGCTCTCTTCCGTGCCCGGCACGAGAATCAGGCGGAACTGGACGCCCCCACCGTGGAGGCGGCGGCCCGGACGGCAGGCCTGGACCTCGAGCGCTTCACCGCCGATCTCACCGACGACGCGGCGCTCCGCGAGGCTCTGGGCCGCGATCTGGCCGACGCGGCACGGCTGGGCGTCTTCGGCACCCCCACCTTCGCCTGGCCCCAGGGTGGCCCCGCCGCCTACCTGCGCTTCGCCACCCTGACCCGTGAGCCGGAGGCGGCACGGAACCTGTGGGCGCTCTACACCCAGGTCCTGCACTCGGAGGCCACCATCGAGACCATCAAGCGCCCCCGCTGA
- a CDS encoding ABC transporter ATP-binding protein, whose protein sequence is MTARPSGETLLEVRGLHTRYGRVEALGGVSVEVPAGHIVSVIGANGAGKTTLMNSVMGVLTPSAGEVIYAGESLRGVPLEARVARGITLVPERRDLFASMTVADNLQLGAYTRRRGGWRGDLDGVYARFPRLLERRRQLAGTLSGGEQQMLAIGRALMARPRLLLLDEPSLGLAPLIVRDILGIVQGLRDEGVTVLLVEQNARASLAISDGGYVLETGQVRLSGPAHELARDETLGASYLGG, encoded by the coding sequence ATGACGGCCCGGCCCTCTGGAGAAACGCTGCTGGAGGTGCGTGGTCTGCACACCCGCTACGGCCGGGTGGAGGCCCTGGGCGGCGTGAGCGTCGAGGTGCCCGCCGGGCACATCGTGAGCGTGATCGGGGCGAACGGGGCGGGGAAGACCACGCTGATGAACTCGGTGATGGGCGTGCTGACCCCCTCGGCGGGTGAGGTGATCTACGCGGGCGAATCGCTGCGTGGAGTACCGCTGGAGGCACGGGTCGCGCGGGGAATCACGCTGGTCCCCGAGCGCCGCGACCTCTTCGCATCCATGACGGTGGCGGACAACCTGCAACTCGGGGCCTATACCCGGCGGCGGGGTGGGTGGCGGGGCGATCTCGACGGTGTGTATGCCCGCTTTCCGCGCCTGCTGGAGCGCCGCCGCCAACTGGCGGGCACCCTGTCGGGCGGCGAGCAGCAGATGCTGGCGATCGGCCGGGCGCTGATGGCGCGGCCCCGCCTGCTGCTGCTGGACGAGCCCAGCCTCGGCCTCGCGCCGCTGATCGTGCGCGACATCCTGGGCATCGTGCAGGGCCTGCGCGACGAGGGCGTCACGGTGCTGCTGGTCGAGCAGAACGCCCGCGCCTCCCTCGCCATCAGCGACGGGGGCTACGTGCTGGAAACCGGGCAGGTGCGCCTGAGCGGCCCGGCGCACGAGCTGGCGCGGGACGAGACGCTAGGGGCGAGCTACCTGGGGGGATAG
- a CDS encoding ABC transporter permease, which yields MSRAPHPVPVLLSALMAGLLLLPVLALLLEALRPAVGRTLETAAVRDALRVSALTTGTALLVTLTLGTPVAYLLARRRFAGKGLLDALLDLPMVLPPVVAGVALLLAFGRDGLLGRPLEVAGIDLAFTPGAVVLAQVFTSAPFYVRAARAGFLAFDPDVEGAARVDGAGRWALFRRVTLPLALPFLLEGAVLAWARSLGEFGATLLFAGSLQGETRTVPLAIYSAAESDLAPALALSALMVALAFGVLFTLRLIAGRRLVPPQ from the coding sequence GTGAGCCGCGCTCCGCACCCGGTCCCAGTGCTGCTCAGCGCCCTGATGGCGGGCCTGCTGCTGCTGCCGGTCCTCGCTCTGCTGCTGGAGGCCCTGAGGCCGGCGGTGGGGCGCACCCTGGAGACGGCGGCGGTGCGGGACGCGCTGCGGGTGAGCGCCCTCACGACCGGCACGGCCCTGCTGGTCACGCTGACCCTGGGCACCCCGGTCGCCTACCTGCTCGCGCGGCGGCGGTTCGCGGGCAAGGGCCTGCTCGATGCCCTGCTCGACCTGCCGATGGTCCTGCCCCCGGTCGTGGCGGGCGTGGCGCTGCTGCTGGCCTTCGGGCGGGACGGTCTGCTGGGGCGCCCGCTGGAGGTCGCGGGCATCGACCTCGCCTTCACGCCGGGGGCGGTGGTCCTCGCGCAGGTGTTCACGAGTGCGCCCTTCTACGTCCGCGCGGCCCGCGCAGGCTTCCTGGCCTTCGACCCCGACGTGGAGGGAGCCGCGCGGGTGGACGGGGCCGGGCGCTGGGCGCTGTTCCGGCGGGTCACGCTGCCCCTTGCCCTTCCCTTTCTGCTGGAGGGCGCGGTGCTGGCCTGGGCACGCTCGCTGGGCGAATTCGGGGCGACCCTGCTGTTCGCGGGCAGCCTGCAGGGCGAGACGCGCACCGTGCCGCTGGCGATCTACAGCGCCGCCGAGAGTGACCTCGCCCCGGCGCTGGCCCTGAGCGCCCTGATGGTGGCCCTCGCCTTCGGGGTGCTGTTCACCCTGCGGCTGATCGCGGGGCGGCGATTGGTTCCCCCACAGTGA
- the modA gene encoding molybdate ABC transporter substrate-binding protein, whose translation MRRSPGPVRLLRRILLAALVLAPSGAGAAQITVFAASSLTDAFTEIGRVFDARTGHRTRFNFAGSASLRTQLERGARADVFASASVSQYAPLRSRGLAGPETLFTRNRLTVVTPVERPLTGGLAGLARPGLRLVVAGPEVPAGEATARTLGRMSASGRYGPDFARRVQANVVSEEPNVRQVALKVGLGQADAAFVYRSDVTPGLRGKVRTYALPDGVNPPVAYPIGVLKDSREAQAAQAFVRFVRSPEGQRILIRWGFLPAP comes from the coding sequence ATGCGGCGCTCTCCCGGTCCCGTCCGCCTGCTTAGGCGGATCCTGCTGGCCGCGCTGGTCCTGGCTCCAAGTGGGGCGGGGGCGGCCCAGATCACGGTCTTCGCGGCGAGCAGCCTCACCGACGCCTTTACCGAGATCGGCCGGGTCTTCGACGCCCGCACCGGGCACCGCACCCGTTTCAACTTCGCCGGGTCGGCCAGCCTGCGGACCCAGCTCGAGCGGGGCGCGCGGGCCGATGTATTCGCCAGCGCCAGCGTCAGCCAGTACGCGCCGCTGCGGTCGCGGGGGCTGGCCGGACCGGAGACCCTCTTCACCCGCAACCGCCTGACGGTCGTCACTCCAGTGGAGCGGCCCCTGACGGGGGGCCTGGCGGGGCTGGCGCGGCCGGGGCTGCGGCTGGTGGTTGCCGGGCCGGAGGTCCCTGCTGGGGAAGCCACCGCCCGGACCCTGGGGCGGATGAGCGCCTCGGGACGCTACGGCCCGGACTTCGCCCGGCGGGTGCAGGCCAACGTGGTCAGCGAGGAACCCAACGTGCGGCAGGTGGCCCTCAAGGTGGGTCTGGGCCAGGCCGACGCCGCCTTCGTCTACCGCTCGGACGTGACGCCGGGGCTGCGGGGCAAGGTGCGGACCTATGCCCTGCCGGACGGGGTCAACCCGCCCGTCGCCTACCCCATCGGGGTGCTGAAGGACAGCCGGGAGGCGCAGGCCGCGCAGGCCTTCGTCCGCTTCGTGCGCTCGCCGGAGGGCCAGCGCATCCTGATTCGCTGGGGCTTCCTACCCGCCCCGTGA
- a CDS encoding ParB/RepB/Spo0J family partition protein, protein MTRRPRPAIGARLSGLVEGVEALSQPATTTLPLDALQPGQFQPRVQFAPEGLEALAASIREQGILQPLLVRPLPGARYEIVAGERRWRAARLAGLAEVPVLQRDLSDEGARLAAAVENLQRENLNPLEEVRARLGVAAATLGLTPDEVVPRLFALDRRPEDDPGAVERLDTVFGALGRESWRSFVKNRAALLSLPQDVQAAVEGGLDYRKALVIGRAEDPQRRAELLEAAADGATVQALREAVTSPRRADADPARAVARRLTDRRTLAALDPARRRKLERLLGQIEALLDGH, encoded by the coding sequence GTGACCCGCCGCCCCCGCCCGGCGATCGGTGCGCGCCTCAGCGGGCTGGTGGAGGGCGTGGAGGCCCTGAGCCAGCCCGCCACGACGACCCTGCCGCTGGACGCCCTCCAGCCGGGCCAGTTCCAACCGCGCGTGCAGTTTGCCCCCGAGGGATTGGAGGCGCTCGCCGCCAGCATTCGCGAGCAGGGCATTTTGCAACCGTTGCTGGTGCGCCCTCTGCCCGGCGCTCGTTACGAGATCGTGGCGGGTGAGCGGCGCTGGCGGGCCGCCCGGTTGGCGGGACTGGCCGAGGTGCCCGTCTTGCAGCGCGACCTCAGCGACGAGGGGGCGCGGCTGGCGGCGGCGGTGGAGAACCTCCAGCGCGAGAACCTCAATCCGCTCGAAGAGGTCCGCGCCCGCCTGGGCGTCGCCGCCGCCACGCTGGGCCTGACGCCCGACGAGGTGGTCCCCCGCCTCTTCGCCCTCGACCGCCGCCCGGAGGACGATCCGGGGGCCGTGGAGCGGCTGGACACCGTCTTCGGGGCGCTGGGGCGCGAGAGCTGGCGGTCCTTCGTGAAGAACCGGGCGGCTCTGCTCTCCCTGCCGCAGGACGTGCAGGCGGCCGTCGAGGGTGGGCTGGACTACCGCAAGGCGCTGGTGATCGGACGGGCCGAGGACCCCCAGCGCCGCGCCGAACTGCTGGAGGCCGCCGCCGACGGGGCCACCGTGCAGGCCCTGCGCGAGGCGGTAACCTCCCCCCGCCGTGCGGACGCCGACCCCGCCCGCGCCGTGGCCCGCCGCCTCACGGATCGCCGGACCCTGGCCGCCCTCGACCCGGCCCGCCGCCGCAAGCTGGAGCGGCTGCTGGGCCAGATCGAGGCGCTGTTGGACGGCCATTAG